A window of the Microbulbifer aggregans genome harbors these coding sequences:
- a CDS encoding Bax inhibitor-1/YccA family protein — protein MQPQVYTQTRAVDRSESAKVLRNTYALLAMTVLFSAFTAGIAMATGMGRGMGLICSIAAIALVWFVLPRTANSAAGVGVVFAFTGLLGASIGPLLNHYLGMASGGQVVMQALGTTALIFFALSAYVLTTRKDFSFMGGFLFVGLIAVLVCAIGMMIASFFGVYMPIAQVALSGVIALLFSGFILYDTSRIVHGGETNYLMATTSLYLNILNLFTSLLHIFGFASDD, from the coding sequence ATGCAGCCGCAAGTTTATACCCAGACCCGTGCAGTGGATCGCTCGGAATCTGCCAAGGTTCTGCGCAACACCTATGCCCTGCTGGCCATGACAGTGCTGTTCAGTGCTTTCACCGCCGGCATTGCCATGGCTACTGGCATGGGCCGGGGCATGGGCCTGATCTGCTCCATCGCCGCTATCGCGCTGGTGTGGTTCGTGCTGCCACGCACCGCCAACTCTGCCGCCGGCGTGGGTGTCGTCTTCGCCTTTACCGGTCTGCTGGGCGCCTCCATCGGCCCGCTGTTGAACCACTACCTGGGCATGGCCAGTGGCGGCCAGGTCGTCATGCAGGCCCTGGGAACCACCGCCCTGATCTTCTTCGCTCTGTCCGCCTACGTGCTGACCACCCGCAAGGACTTCAGCTTTATGGGTGGCTTCCTGTTCGTGGGCCTGATTGCTGTTCTGGTATGCGCCATCGGCATGATGATTGCCAGCTTCTTCGGCGTTTACATGCCGATCGCCCAGGTGGCACTGAGCGGCGTGATCGCACTGTTGTTCTCCGGCTTCATTCTCTATGACACCAGCCGCATCGTACACGGTGGTGAAACCAACTATCTGATGGCCACCACCTCGCTGTACCTGAACATCCTGAACCTGTTCACTTCCCTGCTGCATATCTTCGGTTTTGCTTCCGATGACTGA